The Pecten maximus chromosome 10, xPecMax1.1, whole genome shotgun sequence region TATACTTCTGGCCAAGCCCGGCAAAAGGACTAGGTACTGTACCTAACGGAAGCAGTGACGTCCTCTACTGTCGGGTGTAACCGGCTGTACTAGACACGGGGCACATAACAAACCACTAAATAACTCTCCTTAAgtacataaacatatacaataattaCACTTTGAACAGttaacttctttttttttgtttttttttttcaacaaacatatatactctctgataaaataattttttttttatatattcttggTAAGCCTTATTGGCCCCTTTCGGTCGCCCTTCCACGACATTAACACATAAAACGTGGGACAACTGTAAATACCAACGACAAGCGACTGGCGAATATGGGCCCGCCCAAACCGCCACAGAAAGAAGATTTACCGATGATCATAcgacattatacattgtatatcaccatgGCCTGCGCCGTTTGTAACGAGGAAGTGAGACCCCGACAAGAAGCAATACAGTGCGACCATTGTGATTTATGGCAGCACAGAATCTGTGATTCAGGTAGGTCATGCTTATATGCATATTTAGTTGTTtcaatttactttatttttatttaatatttagatagttacttagtatttgatattttaacatatctgacagctttaatatttagataattaccaagtgtttgatattttaacatatatgaCGGCTTTAATATTTCGATAGTTACgaagtatttgatattttaacttTAATAGTTAGATAATTACCaagtgtttgatattttaacatatatgaCGGctttaatatttgatatttctataTGACGGCTTTAATATTTCGATAGTTACgaagtatttgatattttaacatataaTGTTTCTATATAACGGCTTTAATATTTAGTGTTATCTACATAATTTTCATCAATACTATGTATCATAATCAAAATACAGGAAATGACAacgatatttcaaaatattgtatgGTACAGCACTTTAACATGTAGTTTAATAGGTCTAACATAAATTAAACATGTTATAATTTCATTTCCAGATCGTTCGCCAGCCGTTTTATCAACTGATGTCCATCCATGTTTTCATCCGGTCAGGAGACAGCACCAAGCAGGTCCCGGTTGCATTTGCCCTCATGTCCAAGAGGCATACCAGCGACTACAAGGAGGTAAAAAGCTGTTAATATTGCAAAATCGGCtttgaaataacattgatatattttacaatattgagTTAACATATCCTTGTATTAattcataattataaaatttattttgcaatattaattttttatcGCTTTTTCCAGGTACTCAGTGTTCTCTTGGAGAAGATTACAACACCACCAGCAGTCCAGAAGATTGTCCTGGATTTTGAGAGTGGGATGTGGAAAGGCTGCCAGGAGCCTGTTTCCAGACGTGCACATCCAGGGATGTTCATTTCACTGGACCCAGGCAGTGTACAGGAAGGCCCAGGAGCTTGCGATCCAGGTTTGTATTGTGTACTTGTACTGAAAccaatacataatttatatatatatatataa contains the following coding sequences:
- the LOC117336058 gene encoding uncharacterized protein LOC117336058, encoding MSIHVFIRSGDSTKQVPVAFALMSKRHTSDYKEVLSVLLEKITTPPAVQKIVLDFESGMWKGCQEPVSRRAHPGMFISLDPGSVQEGPGACDPGTLPPTRLCPFIC